From the Acetobacter aceti genome, one window contains:
- a CDS encoding sodium:proton antiporter: MDTISLLALLLSLSAGFSILNHHTLRVPATIGMLVFSLLTSLLVMILNPLIPAYDLQALPRSVLGAINLPAALLNGALSLLLFAGAMQVNVGHLRAKLASVMALSVLGTVLAVAFLAIAAWSVFPLLGHTVPFAWCIVLGAILAPTDPVSVVGMLKRLGLPGPLQAVFAGESLFNDGVGVVIFGVTIGLATGHSQGVTASGIALSFCREALGGGFLGALTGWIALRVLKEQRDPHIDLLTSLALATGTFSIANQLGMSGAIAVVVAGLCFGTRYSHSIFDEASRKELDVAWNLIDEVLNVLLFMLIGFEILEITPHLFTVLATLAVIPLSIAVRALSVLFSTLPVHLRQWERGRVLGVLTWGGLRGGISVSLALGLPPGDLRDLLLPVCYGVVVFTIIVQGLTMERVARRLYPASPSQPQ, from the coding sequence ATGGATACGATCAGTCTTCTTGCCCTGCTGCTGAGCCTCTCGGCAGGCTTCAGCATCCTCAATCACCATACGCTCCGCGTTCCAGCCACGATTGGCATGCTTGTTTTCTCGTTGCTGACATCGCTTCTGGTCATGATCCTGAATCCGCTGATTCCGGCCTATGATCTTCAGGCCCTTCCGCGATCTGTGCTCGGTGCTATCAATCTGCCTGCGGCCCTTCTGAATGGCGCGCTGTCGCTGCTGCTTTTTGCCGGGGCCATGCAGGTGAATGTCGGGCATCTGCGCGCAAAGCTTGCCTCAGTTATGGCCCTCTCTGTCTTGGGGACCGTGCTGGCTGTCGCCTTTCTGGCGATCGCGGCATGGTCTGTCTTCCCGCTGCTGGGCCACACCGTTCCCTTCGCATGGTGCATCGTTCTGGGGGCCATCCTCGCACCCACCGACCCGGTTTCGGTCGTGGGCATGCTGAAGCGTCTGGGACTGCCGGGACCGCTTCAGGCTGTTTTCGCGGGGGAAAGCCTGTTCAATGATGGCGTGGGCGTTGTCATTTTTGGTGTGACGATCGGACTGGCGACCGGACACAGCCAGGGGGTGACCGCTTCCGGGATTGCCCTGAGCTTCTGCCGCGAGGCGCTCGGTGGCGGTTTTCTCGGAGCGCTCACCGGATGGATCGCGCTGCGTGTGCTCAAGGAGCAGCGCGATCCGCATATTGATCTGCTGACGTCGCTGGCTCTGGCGACTGGAACCTTCAGCATCGCCAACCAGCTTGGCATGTCGGGTGCGATTGCCGTGGTCGTCGCGGGACTGTGTTTCGGAACACGTTACAGCCACTCCATTTTCGATGAAGCATCGCGCAAGGAACTCGACGTCGCCTGGAACCTGATCGACGAAGTACTGAACGTTCTGCTGTTCATGCTGATAGGTTTTGAAATCCTTGAGATCACGCCGCATCTGTTTACGGTTTTGGCGACACTTGCCGTGATCCCGCTGTCCATTGCCGTGCGGGCATTGAGCGTGCTGTTCTCGACTCTTCCGGTCCATCTTCGTCAATGGGAACGAGGCCGCGTTCTCGGCGTCCTGACATGGGGCGGGCTGCGTGGCGGCATATCCGTCTCTCTGGCCCTTGGATTGCCGCCCGGAGACTTGCGCGATCTATTGCTGCCCGTCTGTTACGGTGTGGTGGTGTTCACCATCATCGTGCAGGGGTTGACCATGGAACGGGTCGCCCGCCGGCTTTATCCGGCATCTCCATCCCAACCTCAATAA
- a CDS encoding type II toxin-antitoxin system prevent-host-death family antitoxin has protein sequence MPTVGALEFQRKFGEFQHQAQREPVEITRHGRREYVLLSADHYDWLRAAAQRSHRTEDVSDVVLAAVERAEMDPEHAHLDELLK, from the coding sequence ATGCCCACCGTCGGCGCCCTCGAATTCCAGCGCAAATTCGGCGAATTCCAGCATCAGGCCCAGCGTGAGCCGGTCGAGATCACCCGTCACGGCCGCCGCGAATATGTGCTGTTGTCCGCCGATCATTATGACTGGCTCCGCGCGGCGGCCCAGCGAAGCCACCGGACGGAGGATGTGTCCGACGTGGTGCTGGCCGCTGTGGAGCGCGCGGAAATGGACCCCGAGCATGCCCATCTCGACGAGTTGCTGAAATAA
- a CDS encoding recombinase family protein: MTRVALYARYSSDNQRAASIEDQFRLCEERAAREGWHVVEYYRDAAISGASTILRPGIQTLMRDAQAGQFDIVLAEALDRVSRDQADVATLFKRLQFAGVTIVTLAEGEISELHVGLKGTMNALFLKDLAMKTHRGLRGRVEAGKSGGGLCYGYRVIRQLDAHGEPIRGDREIDDAQAEIVRRIFREFATGRSPLSIASRLNDEGIPSPTGGKWNNTTLRGNALRGTGILNNELYIGRLVWNRLRYLKDPQTGKRVSRLNPQSEWIITDVPELRIMDDDLWQAVRARQARIAEKGTNISAGIRASNSRLNGQRRPKSLLSGLVFCGVCGGPCSIRGGDRFACSTHMSNRSCTNKATIRREELEERMLSGLKDRLMTPEAAAEAMRAYVEETNRANHERRASTAGWQAELTKLRKGLKQMLQVIEDGGYTRGMVERMREMEAREDELVALLAAQPQDVPDIHPNVAAIFKQKVERLTETLNHPEDRQEASEAIRALIEKIVVTPGKVRGKIHATLHGELGTLLDFAASRSNGKPAQKKNTPEAGASGVSSWDIAGAGFEPAAFRL; this comes from the coding sequence ATGACCCGTGTCGCGCTCTATGCCCGCTACTCCTCGGACAACCAGCGGGCGGCCTCGATCGAGGATCAGTTCCGGCTCTGTGAAGAGCGCGCCGCGCGCGAGGGCTGGCACGTGGTGGAGTATTACCGTGACGCGGCGATCTCCGGGGCCAGCACGATCCTCCGTCCTGGTATCCAAACCCTGATGCGCGACGCCCAGGCCGGGCAGTTCGATATCGTGCTGGCCGAGGCGCTGGATCGCGTCTCCCGCGATCAGGCCGATGTCGCCACCCTGTTCAAGCGGCTGCAATTCGCGGGAGTGACCATTGTCACCCTGGCCGAAGGGGAAATCAGCGAACTGCATGTCGGCCTCAAGGGCACAATGAACGCCCTGTTCCTCAAGGATCTGGCGATGAAGACCCATCGCGGTCTGCGGGGTCGGGTGGAGGCGGGCAAGTCCGGCGGTGGTCTGTGCTACGGCTACCGCGTCATCCGCCAGCTTGATGCCCATGGCGAGCCGATCCGGGGTGACCGCGAGATTGACGACGCACAGGCGGAAATCGTCCGCCGCATCTTTCGCGAGTTCGCCACCGGGCGCAGCCCGCTGTCCATCGCCAGCCGCCTGAACGATGAAGGCATCCCCAGCCCCACGGGTGGCAAATGGAACAACACCACCCTGCGCGGCAATGCTCTGCGTGGGACCGGGATACTCAATAACGAACTGTATATCGGGCGTCTGGTCTGGAACCGGCTGCGCTATCTGAAAGACCCGCAGACCGGTAAGCGCGTCTCGCGGCTGAACCCGCAATCGGAATGGATCATCACCGACGTTCCCGAGTTGCGCATCATGGATGATGACCTGTGGCAGGCCGTCCGTGCCCGGCAGGCCAGAATTGCCGAGAAGGGGACGAACATCAGCGCGGGCATCCGGGCATCCAATAGCAGGCTGAACGGTCAGCGCCGTCCGAAATCCCTGCTCTCCGGTCTGGTGTTCTGCGGCGTCTGCGGTGGCCCCTGCTCGATCCGGGGCGGCGACCGGTTCGCCTGCTCCACCCATATGAGCAACCGCTCCTGCACCAACAAGGCCACCATCCGCCGGGAGGAACTGGAAGAGCGGATGCTGTCGGGTCTCAAGGACCGGCTGATGACGCCGGAAGCGGCGGCGGAAGCGATGCGTGCCTATGTCGAGGAAACCAACCGCGCCAACCATGAACGCCGCGCCAGCACGGCGGGATGGCAGGCGGAACTGACGAAGCTACGCAAGGGGCTGAAACAGATGCTCCAGGTGATCGAGGATGGCGGCTATACGCGCGGCATGGTCGAGCGCATGAGGGAGATGGAAGCCCGCGAGGATGAACTGGTCGCCCTGCTCGCCGCCCAGCCCCAGGACGTGCCGGATATCCATCCCAATGTCGCGGCGATCTTCAAACAGAAAGTCGAGCGGCTGACCGAAACGCTGAATCACCCCGAGGACCGGCAGGAGGCATCCGAGGCCATCCGCGCACTGATCGAGAAAATCGTTGTCACACCGGGCAAGGTTCGGGGCAAGATACACGCCACGTTGCATGGCGAGCTTGGGACGCTGCTCGACTTTGCGGCTTCTCGTAGTAACGGAAAACCGGCTCAAAAGAAAAACACCCCCGAAGCCGGAGCTTCGGGAGTGTCGTCATGGGATATTGCGGGGGCAGGATTTGAACCTGCGGCCTTCAGGTTATGA